A region of Domibacillus sp. DTU_2020_1001157_1_SI_ALB_TIR_016 DNA encodes the following proteins:
- a CDS encoding CBO0543 family protein — protein MYFSLTLLAVPWIIALWHLHPKDNQLIPLIAPFAAVVAFIVNGLGVYFGFWRFYPFIELNVFATYPCNLGVFPVLGCYMIYFVQKIKQPYGVVLGIALFTTLLEGLFVLMGKVVYGNGWNIFWTFISYLLPYLLGYWFYLYLQKLNIIKK, from the coding sequence ATGTACTTCTCTTTGACTTTGCTGGCCGTTCCGTGGATTATTGCTTTGTGGCACCTTCATCCAAAAGATAACCAGCTGATCCCATTGATCGCTCCTTTTGCTGCCGTTGTAGCCTTCATTGTTAATGGGCTGGGTGTGTATTTTGGTTTTTGGCGTTTTTATCCTTTTATCGAACTAAATGTTTTCGCGACATACCCCTGTAATTTAGGAGTCTTTCCTGTTTTAGGCTGCTACATGATTTACTTTGTTCAAAAAATAAAGCAGCCCTATGGAGTTGTTCTTGGAATCGCACTGTTCACAACGCTTCTTGAAGGACTGTTTGTTTTAATGGGTAAAGTTGTATACGGAAACGGATGGAATATTTTTTGGACCTTTATTTCCTATCTCCTGCCCTATCTTTTAGGATACTGGTTTTATTTGTATTTACAAAAGCTGAATATCATAAAAAAATAA